A window of Palaemon carinicauda isolate YSFRI2023 chromosome 27, ASM3689809v2, whole genome shotgun sequence contains these coding sequences:
- the LOC137620613 gene encoding uncharacterized peptidase C1-like protein F26E4.3 translates to MSLGIYLPRLTGVLLTLCVCLLQVESKGFYGIEGNFCRFRQPSECCEDRMDSCEVPIGGTYCYCDEFCRTSEDRMDDDCCPDFYEVCLPRKRNSTLPPVEPESLFFNDPPRPMADCKIDETNVRHGESVTVNCNACSCNDGQLECEKDLCMTDEFIVSEINENPREKGWMAAMYPKFWGRKASDGLRLRTGTFNPQDQSQEMHPIRLDPDVSKIPVSFDARKKVEWAGRVADVCDQGWCGSSWAFSTLGVAQDRLSILAKGLERMELSAQNLLSCAQLGQKGCEGGHIDRAWNYLRGHGIVREECYKYESGQSGKVPKCLIKRNDLSKLTCSAKDRFRFEPAYRISGKEEDIQWEIMHNGPVQALMTVHTDLFMYKSGIYSYTGLTADRLKGNDSALHSVRIIGWGSSRMMGSSPVNYWIVANSWGSEWGEGGYFRIKRGMNECGIESFIIASRAKLANLMYGHKGQY, encoded by the exons ATGTCTCTCGGTATCTACCTTCCAAGGCTTACAGGAGTTCTGCTTACACTGTGTGTTTGTCTCCTGCAGGTCGAGAGCAAAGGATTTTATGGAATAGAGGGGAACTTTTGCCGCTTCAG GCAGCCATCTGAATGCTGTGAGGATCGCATGGACTCGTGTGAGGTGCCCATCGGAGGTACCTACTGCTACTGCGACGAGTTCTGCAGGACCAGTGAGGACCGCATGGACGATGACTGTTGTCCGGACTTCTACGAGGTCTGCTTGCCGCGGAAGAGGAACAGCACGCTGCCTCCAGTTGAGCCTGAGAGCCTATTTTTCAATGATCCCCCTAGACCTATGGCTG ATTGCAAAATTGATGAAACCAACGTGCGACACGGGGAATCGGTGACGGTCAACTGCAATGCATG CTCTTGTAATGACGGTCAACTGGAATGCGAGAAAGATTTGTGTATGACAGACGAGTTCATCGTGTCAGAAATCAACGAGAACCCTAGAGAGAAAGGTTGGATGGCAGCCATGTATCCCAAATTTTGGGGCAGAAAGGCTTCGGATGGCCTCAGGCTCAGGACAGGAACCTTCAATCCTCAGGATCAG TCGCAGGAAATGCATCCGATCCGACTCGACCCGGACGTTTCCAAGATCCCGGTGAGCTTTGACGCCAGGAAGAAGGTCGAGTGGGCGGGGCGCGTGGCAGATGTATGCGATCAAGGATGGTGTGGATCGTCATGGGCGTTTTCCACCCTCGGGGTTGCTCAGGATAG GCTATCAATCCTGGCCAAGGGTCTTGAACGAATGGAACTGTCTGCCCAGAACCTCCTCAGTTGTGCACAACTCGGACAGAAGGGTTGTGAAGGGGGTCACATTGACAGGGCCTGGAATTACCTAAGAGGTCATGG AATCGTAAGAGAAGAGTGTTATAAGTATGAGAGTGGACAGTCCGGAAAGGTGCCGAAGTGTCTTATCAAGAGAAATGATCTTTCCAAGCTGACCTGCTCA GCCAAGGATCGATTTAGGTTTGAGCCTGCTTACCGAATTTCGGGTAAGGAGGAGGACATCCAGTGGGAGATTATGCACAACGGGCCCGTCCAAG CCTTGATGACCGTCCACACTGACCTGTTCATGTACAAAAGTGGCATCTACTCTTATACTGGTCTGACTGCCGATCGCCTGAAAGGAAATGATTCAGCACTTCATTCTGTGAGGATCATCGGCTGGGGAAGTTCCCGAATGATGGGTTCGAGCCCTGTTAATTACTGG ATCGTGGCAAACTCATGGGGCTCCGAGTGGGGCGAAGGAGGCTACTTCAGGATCAAACGAGGGATGAACGAATGTGGAATCGAATCCTTTATCATTGCATCACGGGCCAAACTTGCTAACCTTATGTATGGCCATAAAGGGCAATATTAG